A stretch of Clostridia bacterium DNA encodes these proteins:
- a CDS encoding carboxymethylenebutenolidase, whose translation MLKKKKRIIAILALLLLILACFFYLYVSDYYKADEQARNVSLSDSLNIQTSKNLTTIYPDPAVDKQIGLIFYPGGKVESIAYLPLLSLLSQEGLTSVLVTMPFNLAVFNKDAAENVIEAVPTIENWFLAGHSLGGAMASSFVEDQGSTIKGLILLGAYPINDADVPTLAIYGSEDIKLDISKLEKTDQVIEIVGGNHAYFGNYGLQDGDGTATISRDEQQEIAVTEIMNFIQRATK comes from the coding sequence ATGTTAAAGAAAAAAAAGCGGATTATTGCTATATTGGCTTTACTTCTACTTATACTGGCCTGTTTCTTCTATCTTTATGTATCTGACTACTATAAAGCAGATGAGCAAGCAAGAAATGTATCCTTGTCGGATTCACTGAATATCCAAACTTCAAAAAATTTGACCACAATTTATCCAGACCCCGCAGTTGATAAGCAGATTGGACTTATTTTCTATCCAGGAGGCAAAGTTGAGTCAATCGCCTATCTTCCCTTGTTAAGCCTGCTATCACAAGAAGGGCTGACTAGTGTTCTCGTTACAATGCCCTTTAACTTAGCCGTTTTTAATAAAGATGCTGCGGAAAATGTAATCGAGGCAGTACCCACTATCGAGAATTGGTTTCTAGCAGGCCATTCTCTCGGTGGAGCAATGGCAAGTAGCTTCGTTGAAGATCAAGGTAGTACCATCAAAGGCCTAATCCTCCTAGGAGCATATCCAATCAACGATGCAGATGTGCCAACTCTTGCCATATATGGTAGCGAGGACATTAAACTTGATATTTCAAAGCTTGAAAAGACGGACCAGGTGATCGAAATTGTCGGTGGAAACCATGCATATTTTGGAAACTATGGTCTGCAAGATGGAGATGGTACGGCCACAATATCACGAGATGAGCAACAAGAAATAGCGGTAACCGAAATTATGAACTTTATCCAACGAGCAACTAAGTGA